In the Nicotiana tabacum cultivar K326 chromosome 16, ASM71507v2, whole genome shotgun sequence genome, one interval contains:
- the LOC107797611 gene encoding uncharacterized protein LOC107797611 encodes MPFDNKLVRSLCEKFGFKQDMSSMYNASTNGLAEAFNKISATLATPYSLVYGVEAVLPLEQQIPSLRITVQEGLISEENAQLRLPELEELDEKRLEEQPNWSAIKLG; translated from the exons ATGCCATTTGACAACAAGCTCGTGAGGAGTCTATGCGAGAAATTTGGTTTTAAGCAAGATATGTCTTCAATGTATAATGCATCCACCAATGGCCTTGCTGAAGCTTTTAACAAGAT AAGTGCTACACTAGCAACTCCTTACTCTTTGGTGTATGGCGTAGAAGCAGTCCTTCCGTTGGAGCAACAAATTCCATCATTGCGGATCACAGTCCAAGAAGGACTCATATCCGAAGAGAATGCTCAACTTCGCCTACCAGAGTTAGAGGAAttggatgagaaaagattggaagAGCAACCAAATTGGAGTGCTATCAAGCTCGGCTag